A genomic window from Chaetodon trifascialis isolate fChaTrf1 chromosome 22, fChaTrf1.hap1, whole genome shotgun sequence includes:
- the LOC139350724 gene encoding adenylate cyclase CyaB-like gives MPSNVEIKASVSDPTQFAQEAARLSQSEGTIIRQHDTFFNCSQGRLKLRDFMNGSGQLIFYERPDTDGPKLSRYSISPTSDPTSLRAVLSDALGVKGEVRKERRLFLIGQTRVHLDTVEGLGNYMELEVVMRPEQTVEEGQQVAEDLMEKLGVSKESLVTGAYMDLLLKGSKET, from the exons ATGCCGTCCAACGTGGAGATCAAAGCCTCAGTGAGCGACCCAACACAGTTTGCACAGGAGGCCGCCcggctcagccaatcagagggtaCGATCATCAGACAGCACGACACGTTCTTCAACTGCAGCCAAGGACGCCTGAAGCTGCGGGACTTCATG aatGGGTCAGGTCAGCTGATCTTCTACGAGCGTCCGGACACTGATGGACCCAAACTGTCCCGTTACTCCATCAGTCCAACCAGCGACCCCACCAGCCTGCGG gccgTGCTGTCAGATGCCCTCGGGGTTAAAGGTGAGGTGCGGAAAGAGCGACGACTGTTTCTGATTGGGCAGACCAGAGTTCACCTGGATACAGTGGAGGGACTGGGAAACTACATGGAGCtggag gtGGTGATGCGTCCAGAGCAGACTGTTGAGGAGGGGCAGCAG GTGGCCGAGGACCTGATGGAGAAGCTGGGCGTTTCCAAGGAAAGTCTGGTGACGGGAGCGTACATGGACCTGTTGCTGAAGGGAAgcaaagagacataa
- the LOC139350428 gene encoding bestrophin-3-like, translating to MTVTYSSKVANATFFSFHRLLLRWRGSIYKLLYREFILFALLYTVLSVVYRLVLSNHQKRLFEKLSMYCDKYAEQIPVTFVLGFYVTLVVNRWWNQFVNLPWPDRLMYLISSCVQGKDEYGRLLRRTLIRYVNLTSLLILRSVSTAVCKRFPTLDHVVEAGFMTPEERKVFENICSPHLKYWIPVVWFSNLVSKARQEGRIQDSIDMQNILNEMNLFRTWCATLFGYDWVGIPLVYTQVVTLAVYTFFFACLIGRQFLDPAQGYHGHDLDLYVPVFTLLQFFFYSGWLKVAEQLINPFGEDDDDFEANWIIDRNLQVSLLAVDEMHMNLPHMTKDIYWNDREARPPYTLAAADSCIPSFLGSTTDMGLSDILQFDEAEVNDGYRRQQDSILTRQESVLGRVRRLLSVQEPPDLRPPRPIFKRHSSDATGSFFPDFRIHPEGRGPPSSLAMPPSTMDTLSTLREVSSNPPSPESSPSAVFPRLVVSPPLTGNICHNMDSPSNGEAAKPPNGLDPSPTEETWGLDTPRPGSSVCCSPTQLGPKAFRWMTRNAQNGPPIWPRGRQFSLQFSRQSSKGSVRSLPSPKALGRRRRGLPRFQYRPSPGPPTDTLQLPNPDDFQGVAGAEDDDQEGTNDTKEIKNPNSQSESLEEV from the exons ATGACCGTCACATATTCCAGTAAAGTCGCGAACGCCACCTTCTTCAGTTTCCACCGGCTCCTGCTGCGTTGGAGGGGAAGCATCTACAAGCTGCTGTACCGAGAGTTCATCCTGTTCGCTCTGCTCTACACTGTGCTGAGCGTCGTATACAg gctcGTCCTCTCCAACCATCAGAAGAGGCTGTTCGAGAAACTTTCCATGTACTGTGATAAATACGCAGAGCAGATCCCCGTCACCTTCGTCCTGG GTTTTTACGTGACGCTGGTGGTGAATCGATGGTGGAATCAGTTTGTGAACCTGCCCTGGCCCGACCGCCTGATGTACCTGATCTCCAG ctgtgttcagggcaaagACGAATATGGCCGCCTGCTGCGCCGCACGCTGATACGCTACGTTAACCTGACGTCGCTCCTCATCTTGCGCTCCGTCAGCACCGCCGTCTGCAAGCGCTTCCCGACCCTGGACCACGTGGTCGAGGCAG GCTTCATGactccagaggagaggaaggtgttCGAGAACATCTGCTCTCCTCACCTGAAGTACTGGATTCCCGTCGTCTGGTTCTCCAACCTGGTGTCTAAAGCTCGACAGGAAGGACGCATCCAGGACAGCATCGACATGCAGAACATCCTCAAT GAGATGAACCTGTTCAGGACTTGGTGTGCAACTCTTTTCGGCTACGACTGGGTCGGCATCCCTCTGGTTTACACGCAG gtcgTCACTCTGGCTGTCTACACCTTCTTCTTCGCTTGTCTGATTGGTCGTCAGTTCCTCGACCCCGCCCAGGGTTACCATGGCCACGACCTTGACCTCTACGTCCCCGTCTTCACCCTGCTGCAGTTCTTCTTCTACTCCGGCTGGTTGAAG GTAGCGGAGCAGCTGATCAACCCGTTCGGAGAGGACGATGATGACTTTGAAGCTAACTGGATCATCGACCGAAACCTTCAg GtgtctctgctggctgtagaTGAGATGCACATGAACCTGCCTCATATGACCAAAGACATATACTGGAACGACCGCGAGGCGCGCCCGCCCTACACGCTCGCCGCCGCCGACTCCTGCATCCCTTCATTCCTCGGCTCCACCACCGACATGgg CCTCTCTGACATCCTGCAGTTTGATGAAGCTGAGGTCAACGACGGTTATCGACGGCAGCAGGACTCTATACTGACACGCCAAGAGTCG GTTCTGGGTCGAGTCCGCAGGTTGCTGAGCGTTCAGGAGCCCCCTGACCTCCGACCTCCTCGACCCATCTTCAAACGACACAGCAGTGACGCGACAGGAAGCTTCTTTCCAGACTTCAG GATCCATCCAGAGGGCAGGGGTCCACCCTCCTCCTTGGCCATGCCCCCCTCTACCATGGACACCCTGTCCACCTTAAGGGAGGTCAGCAGCAACCCTCCGTCCCCTGAAAGCTCGCCCTCTGCTGTTTTCCCCCGGCTCGTCGTCAGCCCGCCGTTGACTGGCAACATCTGTCACAACATGGATTCTCCCAGCAATGGTGAAGCAGCAAAACCTCCAAATGGACTGGATCCCTCCCCCACTGAGGAGACATGGGGCTTGGACACCCCGAG GCCTGGCTCATCAGTCTGCTGTTCCCCCACCCAGCTGGGACCCAAAGCATTCCGCTGGATGACACGAAACGCCCAGAATGGCCCACCGATCTGGCCGCGGGGACGCCAGTTCTCGCTCCAGTTCTCCAGGCAGTCGTCCAAAGGGTCGGTCCGCAGCTTGCCCAGCCCCAAGGCTCTGGGGAGGCGGAGACGAGGCCTGCCTCGATTCCAATACCGACCATCACCCGGTCCACCAACCGACACTCTGCAGCTCCCTAATCCTGACGACTTCCAGGGAGTGGCAGGGGCCGAGGACGACGACCAGGAAGGAACCAATGACACCAAAGAGATCAAAAACCCAAATTCCCAATCAGAGAGCTTGGAAGAAGTATGA
- the LOC139350789 gene encoding myelin regulatory factor-like protein: MEPGAPRPPLQVLGENEALQQFFSGQDVSGVLDSSVVVDTSILEEYLSNDMDPNSFILPESPPDSSSEACSPAQVPDLHCEPPYWSNQQTTQEVFPPTQRPAPSSSCCFKDGGSAPAHHEPLTQGQLHSLGLANTYIKSGTSPAPPAPPAPPAPLHPHTHHSPEHTHYLSPDSCSQIYTPPTPLSPTLPPSSSYATPCTGPGLVSSTCLQGSAPTLHTWSTDSKKRRRSESEEPSAGMEASCCEGDGTHGGAVGAAGGGLVSYQLLTWDQYRPEHWSTLYSGSYEALSPPTFHVDTDKGFIYSAADEAFVCQKKNHFQVTIHIGVAVEPQYVRMPGGPRAVDHFLIKVFGVKLETPSHQVTIEQSQPNRSKKPFHPVRVSLPSGKITKVTLGRLHFSETTANNMRKKGKPNPDQRYFQMVVGLYAAVEEEETLLLTALVSERVIVRASNPGQFETDGDALWQRGAVQDAVVCQSRVGINTDSPDEALVVCGNAKVMGAIMQPSDRRAKQNIQEVDSEQQLKRITQMRIVEFDYKPEFASSMGIDQTHQTGIIAQEVMELLPSAVKEVGDVSCSDGDKIHNFLMVDKEQIFMENVGAVQQLTKLTDNLESRINDLEVWNRRLAKLKSLTGSLRSTGKSRKQSCASTAPSLDSCKTGTVQKEGQGQKSSRCLRHKVFQASVFTLLATMAFCIIFITVLYLLDLKKQHFEALPDSSNSSIGPLQTTAWSSTVTASRPPGLWPPEVDFCDLLYCDLVYCCPSPAEGNTSVTTELAATKRLNVAEIKRKQFYYLLKNAKDWTNTTIQSFMIKENQHVIDDKYVLRDECGPGRFVYRVPISQSVPLNMKVTLSMNSTELLVVHLCNFNESATCSSLMDVSMFAESRYPSNTQGEHDWPLHVSRLHHSSYHFRSTVAGQADCSTDHHYAGALFTDYHFYFYRRCTNS; this comes from the exons ATGGAGCCCGGCGCCCCCCGGCCGCCGCTCCAGGTGCTGGGAGAGAACGAGGCGCTGCAGCAGTTCTTCAGCG gtcagGATGTCAGTGGTGTGCTGGACAGTTCTGTTGTCGTGGATACGAGCATCCTGGAGGAATACCTGAGCAATGACATGGACCCCAACAGCTT cATTCTCCCTGAGTCTCCTCCGGACTCCAGCTCGGAGGCCTGCTCACCTGCACAGGTTCCAG ACCTCCACTGCGAGCCACCCTATTGGTCCAACCAGCAGACCACACAGGAAGTGTTCCCGCCCACGCAGCGCCCCGCCCCCTCTTCATCCTGTTGCTTTAAGGATGGAGGCTCCGCCCCGGCTCACCATGAGCCGCTGACCCAGGGTCAGCTCCACAGTTTGGGCCTCGCTAACACTTACATCAAGTCTGGGAcctcacctgctccacctgctccacctgctccacctgccCCCCTGcacccgcacacacaccactcacctgagcacacacactacctgaGTCCAGACAGCTGCTCGCAGATTTATACCCCCCCAACACCGCTTTCCCCGACACTGCCCCCCTCGAGCAGCTACGCCACACCCTGCACTGGTCCAGGCCTGGTGTCTTCAACCTGTCTGCAGGGCTCCGCCCCCACACTGCACACCTG GTCCACAGACAgtaagaagaggaggaggtctgaGTCTGAGGAGCCGTCGGCAGGAATGGAGGCTTCCTGCTGTGAAGGTGATGGGACTCATGGTGGCGCTGTTGGTGCAGCCGGTGGCGGACTGGTGTCCTACCAGCTGCTGACCTGGGATCAGTACCGGCCGGAACACTGGAGCACTTTGTACAGCGGCAGCTACGAGGCACT gTCTCCTCCCACCTTCCACGTCGACACGGACAAAGGCTTCATCTACTCTGCAGCTGACGAGGCCTTCGTCTGCCAGAAGAAGAACCACTTCCAGGTCACCATTCACATCGGCGTGGCCGTGGAGCCGCAATACGTCAGAATGCCCGGCGGGCCGCGGGCTGTCGACCACTTCCTGATAAAAGTGTTCGGGGTCAAG CTGGAAACTCCGAGCCACCAGGTGACCATCGAGCAGTCGCAGCCCAACCGCAGCAAGAAGCCCTTCCACCCCGTCAG GGTCAGTCTGCCCAGCGGCAAAATCACCAAAGTGACGCTCGGCCGGCTGCACTTCAGCGAGACGACGGCCAACAACATGAGGAAGAAAGGCAAACCCAACCCCGACCAgag gtactTTCAGATGGTGGTCGGTCTGTACGCTgcggtggaggaagaggagacgcTCCTCCTCACGGCTCTGGTGTCAGAGAGAGTCATCGTCAGG GCGTCCAATCCAGGCCAGTTTGAGACGGACGGCGACGCCCTGTGGCAGCGCGGGGCGGTGCAGGACGCCGTGGTCTGTCAAAGCCGAGTGGGCATCAACACCGACTCCCCCGATGAGGCGTTAGTCGTCTGCGGCAACGCCAAGGTGATGGGCGCCATCATGCAGCCGTCCGACCGCCGCGCCAAGCAAAACATACAAGAG GTCGACTccgagcagcagctgaagagaatCACTCAGATGAGAATAGTGGAGTTCGACTACAAGCCGGAGTTTGCGTCCTCGATGGGAATCGACCAAACCCACCAGACCG GTATCATAGCTCAGGAGGTGATGGAGCTGCTGCCGTCAGCGGTGAAGGAGGTCGGAGACGTCAGCTGTTCTGACGGAGACAAGATTCATAACTTCCTCATGGTGGACAAG gaGCAGATCTTCATGGAGAACGTGGGGGCGGTGCAGCAGCTGACGAAGCTCACCGACAACCTGGAGAGTCGGATTAACGACCTGGAGGTGTGGAACCGCCGACTGGCCAAGCTGAAGAGCCTGACGGGCAGCCTGCGCTCCACCGG gaagtccagGAAACAAAGCTGTGCGTCGACGGCACCGAGTCTGGACTCCTGTAAGACGGGGACGGTCCAGAAGGAGGGACAGGGACAGAAGAGCAGCCGGTGTCTGCGGCACAAAGTCTTCCAGGCCAGCGTCTTCACCCTGCTGGCCACTATGGCTTTCTG catcatcttcatcactgtgcTGTACCTGTTAGACCTGAAGAAGCAGCACTTTGAGGCCCTACCTGACAGCAG TAACAGCAGCATAGGTCCTCTGCAGACCACCGCCTGGAGCAGCACAG tcacagcGAGCCGGCCGCCCGGCCTCTGGCCTCCAGAGGTGGACTTCTGTGACCTGCTGTACTGCGATTTGGTGTACTGCTGCCCGTCACCAGCAGAGGGCAACACCAGCGTCACCACTGAGTTAGCTGCAACAAAAAGGTTGAATGTGGCCG aaataaaaagaaaacagttttattaCCTACTGAAAAACGCCAAAGACT GGACAAACACCACCATCCAGTCTTTCATGATCAAAGAGAACCAGCATGTGATTGACGACAAATACGTCCTGAGAGACGAATGCGG ACCGGGCAGGTTCGTCTACAGAGTTCCCATCAGCCAGTCTGTCCCGCTCAACATGAAAGTCACCCTGTCCATGAA ctccacagagctgctcgtGGTTCATCTGTGCAACTTCAACGAGTCGGCCACCTGCTCGTCTCTGATGGACGTGAGCATGTTCGCTGAGAGCAGATACccatcaaacacacag GGAGAACATGATTGGCCTCTTCATGTGTCTCGTCTTCATCACAGCTCGTATCACTTTCGCTCCACAGTGGCG GGTCAAGCTGACTGCAGTACCGACCATCACTACGCGGGGGCGCTCTTCACTGACTACCACTTCTACTTCTACAGACGCTGCACGAACTCGTAG
- the nots gene encoding nothepsin: MFGIHYGSGHLLGVMARDTLKVGGLTVLNQEFGESVYEPGATFVMARFDGVLGMGYPSLAEILGNPVFDNMMAQKTVEEPVFSFYLSRRTSNSNPEGELLLGGTDEALYTGPINWLPVTAKGYWQIKMDSVAVQGVSSFCPRGCQAIVDTGTSLIAGPTNDILSLQQLIGATPTNIGEFLIDCVRLSSLPHVTFVLGGKEYTLTAEHYIRKEMLGDKQLCFSGFQAVDIVSPEGPLWILGDVFLTEFYSVFDRGQDQVGFAAAKHPVED, translated from the exons ATGTTTGGGATTCACTACGGATCAGGACACCTGCTGGGAGTCATGGCCAGAGACACACTGAAG GTTGGGGGTCTGACTGTCCTGAACCAGGAGTTTGGGGAGTCAGTCTACGAGCCTGGTGCCACATTTGTAATGGCAAGGTTCGACGGTGTTCTGGGGATGGGTTACCCGTCCCTGGCAGAGATCCTTGGAAACCCCGTTTTTGACAACATGATGGCGCAGAAGACGGTGGAGGAGCCGGTCTTCTCCTTCTACCTCAGCAG GAGAACGAGTAACAGCAACCCAGAAGGTGAACTATTGCTCGGCGGAACAGACGAGGCTTTGTACACTGGACCAATCAACTGGCTCCCTGTGACTGCCAAAGGATACTGGCAGATAAAGATGGACAG TGTGGCGGTGCAGGGCGTGAGTTCGTTCTGTCCTCGTGGTTGCCAGGCGATTGTTGATACTGGTACCTCCCTTATCGCCGGGCCGACCAATGACATCCTCAGCCTTCAGCAGCTGATTGGAGCCACACCCACTAACATTGGAGAG ttccTCATCGACTGCGTCAGGTTGTCCAGTTTGCCTCACGTGACATTCGTCCTGGGAGGAAAAGAGTACACGCTGACTGCTGAGCACTACATCAGGAAG gaGATGCTGGGTGACAAGCAGTTGTGTTTCAGTGGCTTCCAGGCCGTGGACATTGTGTCCCCCGAAGGCCCTCTCTGGATTCTGGGAGACGTGTTTCTGACAGAGTTCTACAGCGTCTTCGACAGAGGACAGGACCAGGTCGGCTTTGCCGCTGCCAAGCACCCGGTCGAAGACTAA
- the cct2 gene encoding T-complex protein 1 subunit beta, giving the protein MASLSMAPVNIFKHGADEEKAETARLSSFVGAIAIGDLVKSTLGPKGMDKILLGGGKGGSVTVTNDGATILKAIGVDNPAAKVLVDMSKVQDDEVGDGTTSVTVLAAELLREAELLIAKKIHPQTIISGWRKATQAARDALRDAAVDHSNDAARFQEDLLNISRTTLSSKLLTHHKDHFAQLAVNAVMRLKGSGNLEAIHVIKKLGGSLTDSYLDEGFLLDKKIGVNQPKRLENVNILIANTGMDTDKIKIFGSRVRVDSTAKVAEIEMAEKEKMKEKVDRILKHGINCFINRQLIYNYPEQLFAQAGVMAIEHADFAGVERLALVTGGEITSTFDHPELVKLGHCKLIEEVMIGEDTLIHFSGVAMGEACTIVLRGATQQILDEAERSLHDALCVLAQTVKEPRTVYGGGCSEMLMAKVVTDLANRTPGKEAVAMESFAKALRMLPTIIADNAGYDSADLVAQLRAAHQENKTTIGLNMSEGSVGNMAELGITESFQVKRQVLLSASEAAEMILRVDNIIKAAPRKRVPDHHPC; this is encoded by the exons ATG GCGTCTTTATCGATGGCCCCGGTCAACATCTTCAAACACggagctgatgaagaaaaagcTGAAACCGCTCGACTG TCATCGTTCGTGGGCGCCATTGCCATCGGTGACCTGGTGAAAAGCACTCTGGGCCCGAAGGGGATG GACAAGATCTTGCTGGGAGGAGGTAAGGGCGGCTCGGTGACGGTCACCAACGACGGAGCGACCATCCTGAAAGCCATCGGGGTCGACAACCCCGCCGCCAAAGTTCTGGTCG acatgTCGAAGGTTCAGGATGATGAAGTCGGAGATGGGACGACCTCCGTCACCGTGCTCGCCGCGGAGCTGCTGCGG GAGGCCGAGCTCCTGATCGCCAAGAAGATCCACCCGCAGACCATCATCTCCGGCTGGAGGAAGGCCACCCAGGCGGCCAGAGACGCTCTGAGGGACGCCGCCGTGGATCACAG CAACGACGCGGCCCGTTTCCAGGAGGACCTGCTGAACATCTCCCGGACGACGCTGTCCTCCAAACTGCTGACTCACCACAAAGATCACTTCGCCCAGCTGGCCGTGAACGCCGTCATGAGGCTGAAGGGCTCCGGAAACCTGGAGGCCATCCACGTCATCAAGAAGCTGGGCGGCAGCCTCACCGACTCCTACCTGGACGAAG GGTTCCTGTTGGACAAGAAGATCGGAGTGAACCAACCAAAGAGGCTGGAGAACGTCAACATCCTGATCGCAAACACCGGCATGGACACAGACAAGATCAAG ATCTTTGGCTCCAGGGTTCGCGTCGACTCGACGGCGAAGGTTGCTGAGATCGAAAtggcagaaaaagagaagatgaaggagaaggTCGACCGGATCCTGAAACATGGAATCAACTGCTTCATCAacag ACAGTTGATCTACAACTATCCAGAGCAGCTGTTCGCTCAGGCGGGCGTCATGGCCATCGAGCACGCCGACTTCGCCGGCGTGGAGCGCCTCGCTCTGGTCACcg ggggAGAGATCACCTCCACCTTCGACCACCCTGAGCTGGTCAAACTGGGTCACTGCAAGCTGATCGAGGAGGTGATGATCGGCGAGGACACGCTCATCCACTTCTCCGGCGTCGCCATGG gcGAGGCGTGCACCATCGTCCTCCGAGGAGCGACTCAGCAGATTCTGGACGAGGCCGAGCGCTCGCTGCACgacgctctgtgtgtgttagctcAGACGGTGAAGGAGCCACGCACCGTCTACGGAGGAG GCTGCTCTGAGATGCTGATGGCCAAGGTGGTGACTGATCTGGCCAATAGGACGCCAGGAAAGGAGGCAGTCGCCATGGAGTCGTTCGCCAAGGCTCTGAGGATG ctgccgACCATCATCGCTGACAACGCCGGCTACGACAGCGCCGACCTGGTGGCTCAGCTGAGAGCTGCACACCAGGAGAACAAGACCACCATCGGCCTGA ACATGTCTGAAGGCTCAGTGGGAAACATGGCCGAGCTGGGGATCACAGAGTCCTTCCAGGTGAAGCGTCAGGTGCTGCTGAGCGCCTCCGAAGCCGCCGAGATGATCCTGAGAGTCGACAACATCATCAAAGCTGCGCCCAG gAAGAGAGTTCCCGACCATCACCCCTgctag